A window from Culex pipiens pallens isolate TS chromosome 3, TS_CPP_V2, whole genome shotgun sequence encodes these proteins:
- the LOC120414843 gene encoding protein crumbs isoform X1 yields the protein MRINNSILLAPTIGVFILVLCSTRTASIQVEKEAYFNGSAYLRLKTPMTLWSHSAISFKTCRGGEILSQRYAGHALLVSVLPDSVSIVLSAPSTQPIEARVSGRYLDNRWHTLQFVFQLGTLYCIIDKQSSTIANQTYNVPLITDQEIKNEAAVLILGKQYSGCLLHGPGLVFNSSAMNAEAVVFGPCPLAPGPCSDHDVLTGTPPDFCSHDPCMQHGTCISRTDGYECHCTSRFKGKNCEVDSGSPCQLYPCQHGGSCQEDSKGDYKCYCAPGYTGAHCETELSIHPLCEKNPCLNNGTCRVPPGTSSYECDCLKGFIGPRCEINWDDCKPNLCMNGGRCVDGVDNFICDCKGTGYGGMRCQNNLDECLINPCLNGGTCFDTYGSYLCECPTGFTGANCQLSINECRSQPCQHGGTCIDTQEGFECRCQPGFAGLYCELDPGCSQCPIDSDCIAGRCVCKPGTTGSVGQCAQVGGGSSAAIATAKSAQSNACASYCYNGASCVTAASGRNFTCICATGFTGSRCESPVALPYSDECNCLNGGSCTPNSSTCICPQGFDGQRCELATAICSSANCLEPFRCIGGKCQCPDNMNCDNVCASSPCLHNGSCYPQGSGGQDYVCKCPPGYEGKRCENDIDECKIKDKICVNGICQNTPGSFRCFCTPGYTGLNCDLDVDECLSRPCKNGAQCVNKENDYECICPPGYSGKDCDTDIDECESNPCSKGSTCIDRVANFTCVCIPGMTGRLCEIDIDDCESQPCQNNGRCIDKLGDFLCDCNQTGYSGKLCQYNINECESNPCTNGAECIDKVNDYQCKCFPGYVGKNCEEDISECEPNPCQYSGRCLERSNVTLYYSTDMSLPVNYRNGFSFANASGYDCVCVPGTMGKNCEININECDSSPCKNGACVDGIGNYTCDCEPGFEGFHCETDIDECLKYHPCVHGTCLDARNNYDCDCDGLWGGKNCSVKLTGCEGEPCLNGGACIPYLENETQHKFNCSCRQGFQGKTCDTVTTMSLGAKSLLIVNTTRDEGYDIHLRFKTTLPNGILAFGNGATSYILVLNNGRLNLHSALLNRWEGVFVGSGLNDSKWQKVFVGINSSHLVLSANEEQTIFPINSYEGTNGSNTSFPITYLGGTTPTLAQPYLKHIARAVSSFVGCMEDVVINSQFVLPGQEQEFTTLHNIDTGCPRTPQCEPNPCNSNGQCTDLWHTFSCHCQRPHLGHTCKYNITAATFGHENTSSTAVKVNVSDTARRAIRSVLDISMFIRTRQPSGMVFYLGSEPEASDQTPDDSYVAAFLSKGELLVRMIFNDTPEGYTVGGNKLDNGYLHLIEVIRNSTLVQVKLNGTEYFRKTLSSSGQLNAQVLYLGGLPPYPDSINSLYKDDSEKQYFKGIIQDVQVSNGSHAMIVELYPLNEEGLVLPPPFGDVTIDRNSVLEGVVTDDLCRTQPCKHDAVCANTWNDFVCTCPRGYKGKFCQEIQFCELQKCPQHATCQNLDTGYECISNMTFHDDNEPLRYSFNPGSAELLHHRQTASGKDNIMDTIEISYRTKFGGTLLSVQDSDMYFEISTIMKLVTVSWRLSSELPEQYRFQYDEDDNYGWHTVFVRVTSNGKLEAGWKGWETALDPQPAISVTIDYMAYKHLFSGKFFIYLGGTSPLAPIDNNSIVNGGTDKGSTFKGCLGETRVGGYLLPFFPHDVIYPDTFHFTGAHFNLSSAQPEEGCILCFQQSCKNGGICSNPSEKYACDCPAGYENDDCSQNIDECLTANCTNNSTCIDGVASFTCQCLEGYEGELCEFEIDECRSNPCRNGGTCTDRIAGFTCECTEEYAGPTCDVFRLVTCDNQPCKNGSTCNDGFNSTTGNNFTCSCKPGFSGPLCDIRFCDVERCQNDAICMTNDEGIPICLCNSGYTGRLCEIEVNECESAPCQNGGQCDDFINGYRCNCTGTGFEGRNCELDIDECIAEPINCGGRGECINTRGSFRCRCNQGMCGKECAQADPCIAVPNICENGGICIEDCDREHRYKCNCTVGFIGVNCSEQATIEATGTSGADIALIVVPVVIGILAIAGALIGTFLVMARNKRATRGTYSPSAQEYCNPRLEMDNVLKIPPEERLI from the exons GTGGCGAAATCCTGTCCCAGCGGTACGCTGGCCACGCACTGCTCGTGTCGGTGCTGCCAGACTCGGTGTCGATCGTGCTGTCGGCGCCAAGCACGCAACCGATCGAGGCCCGCGTTTCGGGCCGGTACCTGGACAACAGGTGGCACACGCTGCAGTTTGTGTTCCAGCTGGGGACGTTGTACTGCATCATTGACAAGCAGTCGTCGACGATCGCCAACCAGACGTACAATGTGCCGCTGATCACGGACCAGGAGATCAAGAACGAGGCGGCGGTGCTGATCTTGGGGAAGCAGTACTCGGGCTGTTTGCTGCACGGGCCCGGATTGGTGTTCAACTCGAGTGCGATGAACGCCGAAGCGGTGGTGTTTGGACCGTGTCCGCTGGCACCTGGGCCGTGCTCGGATCATGACGTGTTGACGGGGACTCCGCCGGACTTTTGCTCGCACGATCCTTGCATGCAACATGGGACGTGTATTTCGCGAACTGACGGCTATGAGTGCCACTGTACGTCGAGGTTCAAGGGCAAGAACTGCGAGGTTGATTCGGGATCGCCTTGTCAGCTGTACCCGTGCCAACACGGAGGATCGTGCCAGGAGGACTCGAAGGGTGACTACAAGTGCTACTGTGCTCCGGGTTATACGGGAGCGCACTGCGAAACCGAACTCAGCATTCATCCGCTGTGCGAGAAGAACCCATGTCTGAACAACGGAACGTGTCGAGTTCCCCCAGGAACCAGCTCGTACGAGTGTGACTGTCTGAAAGGGTTCATCGGACCCCGGTGCGAGATCAACTGGGACGACTGCAAGCCGAACCTGTGCATGAACGGTGGTCGTTGCGTCGACGGAGTCGATAATTTCATTTGCGACTGCAAAGGAACCGGCTACGGAGGAATGCGCTGCCAGAACAACCTGGACGAGTGCCTGATTAATCCCTGCCTCaacgggggaacctgcttcgacACGTACGGATCGTACCTGTGCGAGTGCCCCACCGGATTCACCGGTGCCAACTGCCAGCTCAGTATCAACGAGTGCCGCTCGCAACCCTGCCAACACGGCGGAACCTGCATCGACACCCAGGAAGGCTTCGAGTGTCGCTGCCAGCCCGGGTTCGCCGGACTATACTGCGAACTCGACCCCGGCTGCAGCCAGTGCCCGATCGACTCGGACTGCATCGCTGGACGGTGCGTGTGCAAGCCCGGAACCACAG GCTCGGTAGGCCAGTGCGCACAAGTAGGCGGCGGAAGTTCGGCGGCGATCGCCACGGCCAAGTCCGCCCAGTCGAACGCGTGCGCCAGCTATTGCTACAATGGCGCCAGCTGCGTGACCGCTGCTAGTGGGCGTAACTTTACGTGTATTTGTGCGACCGGATTCACAG GTTCCCGCTGCGAGTCCCCGGTGGCGCTCCCGTACTCGGACGAGTGCAACTGCCTGAACGGCGGCAGCTGCACCCCGAACAGCTCGACGTGCATCTGCCCGCAGGGCTTCGACGGGCAACGGTGCGAACTCGCGACGGCCATCTGCTCGTCGGCCAACTGTCTGGAACCGTTCCGGTGTATCGGTGGCAAGTGCCAGTGCCCGGACAACATGAACTGCGACAACGTGTGCGCTTCGTCGCCGTGTCTGCACAACGGGTCGTGCTATCCGCAGGGTTCCGGCGGGCAGGACTATGTGTGCAAGTGTCCACCCGGGTACGAGGGAAAACGGTGCGAGAACGATATTGACGAGTGCAAGATCAAGGACAAGATCTGCGTGAATGGGATTTGCCAGAACACTCCGGGGTCGTTCCGGTGCTTCTGTACGCCCGGATATACGGGACTCAACTGCGATCTGGATGTGGACGAGTGTTTGAGTAGGCCGTGCAAGAATGGGGCCCAGTGCGTGAACAAGGAGAACGACTACGAGTGCATATGTCCGCCCGGGTACAGTGGGAAAGACTGCGATACGGATATTGACGAGTGCGAGAGTAACCCTTGTTCGAAGGGATCGACGTGTATCGATCGGGTGGCGAACTTTACGTGCGTGTGTATTCCCGGGATGACTGGAAGGTTGTGCGAGATTGACATCGATGATTGTGAG TCCCAACCGTGCCAGAACAACGGCCGCTGCATCGACAAGCTCGGCGACTTCCTGTGCGACTGCAACCAGACGGGCTACTCGGGCAAGCTGTGCCAGTACAACATCAACGAGTGCGAGTCGAATCCGTGCACGAACGGAGCCGAGTGCATCGACAAGGTGAACGACTACCAGTGCAAGTGCTTCCCGGGCTACGTCGGGAAGAACTGCGAGGAGGACATTAGCGAGTGCGAACCGAATCCGTGTCAGTACTCGGGGAGGTGCTTGGAGCGCTCGAACGTGACGCTGTACTACTCGACGGATATGAGCTTGCCGGTGAATTATAGGAACGGGTTCTCGTTTGCGAATGCCAGCGGGTATGATTGCGTGTGTGTGCCCGGGACGATGGGCAAGAACTGCGAGATCAACATCAACGAGTGCGACAGCAGTCCGTGCAAGAACGGGGCGTGCGTGGATGGAATTGGCAATTATACATGTGATTGTGAGCCGGGTTTCGAGGGATTCCACTGTGAGACGGATATCGATGAGTGCTTGAAGTACCATCCGTGTGTTCATGGAACGTGTTTGGACGCGAGGAACAACTATGACTGTGACTGTGATGGGCTGTGGGGTGGCAAGAATTGTTCGGTGAAGTTGACCGGGTGTGAGGGGGAGCCTTGCTTGAACGGAGGAGCTTGCATACCTTATTTGGAGAATGAAACGCAGCACAAGTTCAACTGCTCGTGTAGGCAAGGTTTCCAGGGTAAGACTTGTGACACGGTTACGACGATGTCGCTTGGAGCGAAGAGTTTGCTGATTGTGAACACAACCCGGGATGAAGGGTATGATATTCATTTGAGGTTCAAGACTACGCTGCCAAATGGTATTCTGGCGTTCGGAAATGGAGCGACCTCCTACATCTTGGTATTGAACAACGGACGGCTTAATCTGCACTCCGCCCTGTTGAATCGTTGGGAGGGAGTCTTTGTCGGTTCCGGACTCAACGACAGCAAGTGGCAAAAGGTCTTCGTCGGGATCAACTCGTCGCACTTGGTCCTGTCGGCCAACGAAGAGCAGACCATCTTCCCGATCAACTCGTACGAAGGTACCAACGGAAGCAATACCTCCTTCCCCATCACCTACCTCGGAGGAACCACCCCGACCCTCGCTCAACCCTACCTCAAGCACATTGCCCGGGCCGTCTCCAGCTTCGTCGGATGCATGGAAGACGTCGTCATCAACAGCCAGTTCGTACTCCCCGGACAGGAACAAGAGTTCACCACCCTGCACAACATTGACACCGGCTGTCCGCGAACGCCCCAGTGCGAACCCAACCCGTGCAACTCCAACGGCCAGTGTACCGATCTGTGGCACACCTTCTCCTGCCACTGCCAGCGACCTCACCTGGGTCACACCTGCAAGTACAACATCACGGCGGCAACCTTTGGCCACGAAAACACATCCTCCACCGCGGTCAAGGTCAACGTTAGTGACACTGCCCGCCGTGCAATCCGCTCCGTCCTGGACATCTCGATGTTCATCCGAACCCGCCAACCCTCCGGCATGGTCTTCTATCTCGGCAGCGAACCCGAAGCCAGCGACCAAACCCCGGACGACTCGTACGTCGCCGCGTTCCTCTCCAAGGGCGAACTCCTCGTCCGCATGATCTTCAACGACACCCCCGAAGGCTACACCGTCGGCGGCAACAAACTCGACAACGGCTATCTCCACCTCATCGAAGTCATCCGCAACTCCACCCTCGTCCAGGTCAAACTCAACGGCACCGAGTACTTCCGAAAAACCCTCTCCTCCTCCGGTCAACTCAACGCCCAGGTCCTCTACCTCGGAGGTCTCCCACCCTACCCGGACTCCATCAACAGCCTGTACAAAGACGACTCCGAAAAGCAGTACTTCAAGGGCATCATCCAGGACGTCCAGGTCTCGAACGGTTCGCACGCCATGATCGTCGAGCTGTACCCGCTGAACGAGGAAGGTCTGGTCCTGCCCCCACCCTTTGGCGACGTCACCATCGACCGCAACTCCGTGCTCGAGGGTGTCGTCACCGACGATCTGTGCCGGACGCAGCCGTGCAAGCACGACGCCGTCTGCGCCAACACGTGGAACGATTTCGT CTGCACCTGCCCGCGCGGCTACAAGGGCAAGTTCTGCCAGGAGATCCAGTTCTGCGAGCTGCAAAAGTGCCCCCAGCACGCGACCTGCCAAAATCTGGACACGGGCTACGAGTGCATCTCCAATATGACCTTCCACGACGACAACGAACCGCTGCGGTACTCGTTCAACCCGGGTTCGGCGGAGTTGCTGCACCACCGTCAGACGGCCTCCGGCAAGGACAACATCATGGACACGATCGAGATCTCGTACCGGACCAAGTTCGGGGGGACGCTGCTGAGCGTGCAGGACAGCGACATGTACTTTGAGATATCGACGATCATGAAGCTGGTGACGGTTTCGTGGCGGTTGTCGTCGGAGCTGCCCGAGCAGTATCGGTTCCAGTACGACGAGGACGATAACTATGGGTGGCATACGGTGTTTGTGCGGGTGACCTCGAATGGGAAGTTGGAAGCTGGGTGGAAGGGCTGGGAAACGGCGCTGGATCCGCAGCCGGCGATCTCGGTGACGATCGACTACATGGCTTATAAGCACTTATTCTCTGGAAAGTTCTTTATATATCTTGGGGGGACTTCGCCACTGGCACCGATCGACAACAACTCGATCGTGAACGGAGGAACCGATAAAGGATCGACGTTCAAGGGATGCTTGGGGGAGACTCGCGTAGGAGGTTACCTGTTGCCATTCTTCCCGCACGACGTGATCTACCCGGACACGTTCCACTTCACCGGCGCTCACTTCAACCTGAGTTCAGCCCAACCGGAAGAGGGTTGTATCCTGTGCTTCCAGCAGTCCTGTAAGAACGGAGGCATCTGCAGCAACCCGTCGGAGAAGTACGCTTGCGATTGCCCGGCCGGATACGAAAACGACGACTGCTCGCAGAACATCGACGAGTGCTTGACGGCGAACTGCACCAACAACTCGACCTGTATCGACGGCGTGGCGAGCTTCACCTGCCAGTGTTTGGAGGGGTACGAGGGCGAGCTGTGCGAGTTCGAGATCGACGAGTGCCGGTCGAACCCGTGCCGCAACGGGGGAACCTGTACCGATCGGATCGCCGGTTTTACCTGCGAGTGTACCGAGGAGTACGCCGGGCCGACCTGTGACGTGTTCCGGCTGGTGACCTGCGACAACCAGCCATGCAAGAACGGGTCGACCTGCAATGACGGGTTTA ATTCAACGACGGGCAACAACTTCACGTGCTCCTGCAAGCCCGGCTTTTCCGGACCGCTGTGCGACATCCGGTTCTGCGACGTTGAACGGTGCCAAAACGATGCGATCTGCATGACTAATGACGAAGGG ATCCCGATCTGCCTGTGCAACTCGGGCTACACCGGCCGGCTGTGCGAGATCGAGGTGAACGAGTGCGAATCGGCTCCGTGCCAGAACGGGGGCCAGTGCGACGACTTTATCAACGGGTACCGCTGCAACTGTACCGGCACCGGCTTCGAGGGGCGCAACTGCGAGCTGGACATTGACGAGTGCATCGCGGAACCGATCAATTGTGGCGGCCGCGGGGAGTGCATCAACACGAGGGGGTCGTTTAG GTGCCGCTGTAACCAGGGCATGTGCGGCAAGGAGTGCGCCCAGGCCGACCCGTGCATCGCGGTGCCCAACATCTGCGAGAACGGTGGCATCTGCATCGAGGACTGCGACCGGGAGCACCGGTACAAGTGCAACTGCACGGTCGGCTTCATCGGCGTCAACTGCTCCGAACAG GCCACCATCGAGGCGACGGGCACTTCCGGCGCGGACATCGCCCTGATCGTGGTCCCGGTCGTGATCGGGATCCTCGCCATTGCGGGCGCCCTCATCGGGACGTTCCTGGTGATGGCACGCAACAAGCGGGCCACCCGCGGCACCTACAGCCCCAGTGCCCAGGAGTACTGCAACCCAAGACTGGAAATGGACAACGTGCTGAAGATTCCCCCGGAGGAGCGGCTCATTTAA